The following proteins are co-located in the Candidatus Woesearchaeota archaeon genome:
- a CDS encoding putative toxin-antitoxin system toxin component, PIN family, giving the protein MGKKKIVIDTNNYIAALGWKGKSRELLERVIDGEYELYLSVKQLQEIKRVIEYPKFTFSLDQKKRFLKLLEEFTRLIDTRLKLNVVKDDPDDNIIIECAIEANVDYIISGDVHLKKLAHYKHIPIIPVSEFLRM; this is encoded by the coding sequence ATGGGCAAGAAAAAGATAGTTATTGATACTAATAATTATATTGCCGCTCTTGGATGGAAGGGAAAATCTCGGGAGCTTCTTGAACGGGTTATTGATGGGGAATATGAATTATACCTCTCTGTAAAGCAACTTCAAGAGATTAAAAGAGTAATCGAGTATCCTAAGTTTACGTTTAGTCTTGATCAGAAAAAGAGATTTCTGAAGCTTCTCGAGGAGTTTACAAGACTCATTGATACGAGGTTAAAGCTAAATGTTGTAAAGGATGATCCGGATGATAATATAATCATTGAATGTGCAATTGAAGCGAATGTTGATTATATTATCTCTGGTGATGTTCACCTAAAAAAATTAGCACACTACAAACATATTCCCATTATTCCAGTCAGTGAATTCTTACGGATGTGA
- a CDS encoding tRNA-dihydrouridine synthase family protein — translation MESVSDLGFRTLCYHHGASLTFTEMIQASALVQGNKATISLVDSYTPFVKTGIQLLVSKKEILQKALAMIREGIEKKDGRFSHLSVIDLNFGCPSPEIINKGHGPALLKRTVKMKELLTTLRKESPLPCGIKIRLGLNKAEKNQKVYLRVIEIVNEVGLDYVTVHPKTAADASTAPIDSKALQEIIAKARIPIIGNGLVVDGPSAKRMIDLGCSAVMLARATVGNPWIFEEIDAYLKTGKQLQDERTVADYKEAWNIYVAIASKYRTKKKIYDYHQKIFTLRMQGDRGYHSPSSILN, via the coding sequence ATGGAAAGCGTTTCGGATCTTGGATTTAGAACTCTTTGTTATCACCATGGTGCTTCGCTGACGTTCACGGAAATGATTCAAGCATCAGCTCTGGTGCAAGGAAATAAAGCTACGATAAGCTTGGTAGATAGCTATACTCCTTTCGTCAAGACTGGGATTCAGCTTTTGGTGAGCAAAAAAGAGATTCTTCAAAAAGCCTTGGCTATGATCAGGGAAGGGATAGAGAAAAAAGATGGACGATTTTCCCATCTTTCTGTTATCGACTTAAATTTTGGTTGTCCTTCTCCGGAGATTATCAATAAGGGTCATGGTCCAGCGTTGCTCAAACGAACAGTGAAGATGAAAGAATTATTAACAACCTTGCGAAAGGAATCTCCACTTCCCTGCGGGATAAAAATAAGACTGGGTTTAAACAAAGCAGAGAAAAATCAGAAAGTCTATCTACGAGTAATTGAGATTGTAAATGAAGTTGGCTTAGATTATGTGACGGTTCATCCTAAGACCGCTGCAGATGCCTCTACTGCCCCCATAGACTCGAAGGCTTTACAAGAGATTATTGCTAAGGCAAGAATTCCCATCATCGGAAATGGACTAGTGGTTGACGGGCCAAGTGCGAAGCGAATGATAGATTTAGGATGCAGTGCAGTAATGTTAGCCAGGGCCACCGTTGGTAATCCTTGGATTTTTGAAGAGATTGATGCTTATTTGAAAACTGGAAAACAACTTCAAGATGAGAGAACAGTAGCTGATTATAAGGAAGCCTGGAATATCTATGTGGCAATTGCCAGCAAATATAGAACTAAAAAAAAAATCTACGACTATCATCAAAAGATATTTACGTTACGCATGCAGGGTGATAGAGGATATCATTCTCCATCAAGCATATTAAACTGA
- a CDS encoding AIR carboxylase family protein has translation MDRYKSLFFAGAEVHQSREEILRWRTTYGEAFTHLGFHVLDPTLGKDIESIPLDELIAQDLALIDQSHILVAYLPRSSDGSLREIRRAKENKILVYAFTDKGNPLSQEARQYIDAWFTDFSELRRVLGTFLSPPGEYFTTAHTNNVQGTVVLYGSDIHEVAPHYLHRLLSDIEGKVNVYYFCAEKSHIHELAQKLPTMLRLGKVKALSVLTKDGSPHDVQLHTVAEEVAENLNFQGDLRHYVVERGEMYTISGRAVRKSRHLSEIEKTLENEVHQTRVAIILGSRKDESMVVDSGLLQLFDTVGITYEYSIISSDRNPEALRDYCKGLDDVRVIITVAGLVPNLPLAVKSWRPEIPVISVPLPGEGYEPRDILLASASTPGERPLILSGIGKQGLEKAGYLVLEMFGIHEERLRQRYNELQSVEEPEIKTRPENC, from the coding sequence ATGGACAGATATAAATCACTCTTTTTTGCAGGAGCAGAAGTACATCAAAGCAGAGAAGAGATTCTGAGATGGAGAACGACCTACGGTGAAGCATTTACTCATTTAGGTTTTCATGTTCTTGATCCAACCTTGGGAAAAGATATTGAGAGTATTCCTCTTGACGAGCTTATAGCACAAGATTTAGCACTTATAGACCAGAGTCATATTCTTGTTGCTTATCTTCCTCGGTCTTCTGATGGAAGCTTGCGTGAAATACGACGAGCAAAAGAAAACAAAATTTTGGTTTACGCCTTCACGGATAAAGGAAACCCACTTTCTCAAGAAGCAAGACAATATATAGATGCTTGGTTTACTGATTTTAGCGAGCTCAGAAGAGTATTAGGAACATTTTTATCTCCGCCTGGCGAATATTTCACAACAGCACACACCAATAATGTCCAAGGGACCGTGGTTCTTTATGGATCTGATATTCATGAAGTTGCACCACACTACCTTCATAGATTACTGAGTGATATCGAGGGTAAAGTAAATGTGTATTATTTTTGCGCTGAAAAATCTCACATTCATGAATTGGCGCAGAAACTTCCAACAATGTTGCGATTAGGGAAGGTAAAAGCGTTGTCTGTCTTAACAAAAGATGGTTCTCCCCATGATGTGCAACTTCACACCGTGGCTGAGGAGGTTGCTGAGAATCTGAACTTTCAAGGAGATCTACGGCATTACGTTGTTGAAAGAGGAGAAATGTATACTATTTCTGGACGAGCTGTGAGAAAATCAAGACATTTATCTGAAATAGAGAAAACTCTTGAGAATGAAGTTCATCAGACAAGAGTCGCTATAATTCTTGGAAGCAGAAAAGACGAATCTATGGTTGTTGATTCAGGATTGCTGCAATTATTTGATACTGTAGGAATAACCTATGAATATTCAATTATTTCCTCAGATCGAAATCCAGAAGCCTTAAGAGATTACTGCAAAGGACTGGATGATGTACGTGTTATTATTACAGTTGCTGGGTTAGTCCCAAATCTTCCGCTTGCTGTTAAATCCTGGAGACCAGAAATTCCTGTTATTTCAGTTCCATTACCAGGAGAAGGGTATGAGCCAAGGGATATCTTACTCGCTTCAGCAAGTACGCCAGGTGAGCGTCCGCTTATTCTATCCGGAATCGGTAAACAAGGGCTAGAAAAGGCAGGTTATTTAGTATTAGAGATGTTTGGCATTCATGAGGAACGATTACGACAACGGTACAACGAATTACAATCCGTGGAAGAGCCAGAAATAAAAACAAGGCCTGAGAACTGTTGA
- a CDS encoding methionine adenosyltransferase encodes MTKIEYFTSESVTEGHPDKIADQISDGILDELLKQDPHSRCAVETLTTTGLVVVAGEITTKGYVEIQDVVRKTLREIGYTNPEFGIDCEDAGVMVSVHGQSPDISQGVTEGQGLFKEQGAGDQGMMYGFATNETPELMPLPIMLAHKLTRKLAYVRKQGIVEGLGPDGKSQVSVEYHNGKPKRLSAVVIAQQHMDDISEDKLKEEIIKKVIKPVCSDYLDESTKIYINATGKFVIGGPQGDTGVTGRKIIVDTYGGIGRHGGGAFSGKDPSKVDRSGAYAARWVAKNVVAAGLADKCEVQLSYAIGVAQPTSINIDTFSTNKVPEEKIINAIKKHFKLTPRWIIETLDLLRPIYKKTAAYGHFGRDDPDFTWEKLDKVAALQADAGQSEEP; translated from the coding sequence ATGACAAAGATAGAATACTTTACATCGGAAAGTGTGACTGAGGGTCACCCAGATAAAATCGCAGATCAGATTTCAGATGGAATTTTAGATGAACTGCTGAAACAAGACCCTCATTCACGATGCGCTGTTGAGACACTGACAACAACGGGGCTTGTTGTTGTCGCAGGAGAAATAACAACAAAAGGATATGTTGAGATACAAGATGTTGTAAGAAAGACCTTGAGGGAGATTGGATATACAAATCCTGAATTCGGAATTGACTGCGAAGATGCAGGAGTTATGGTTTCTGTACATGGCCAAAGCCCTGACATTTCGCAAGGTGTGACAGAAGGGCAGGGGCTTTTCAAGGAACAAGGCGCCGGCGACCAAGGAATGATGTATGGCTTTGCTACAAATGAGACACCGGAGCTAATGCCATTGCCTATTATGCTGGCACATAAATTAACAAGAAAACTGGCTTATGTTAGAAAGCAGGGCATTGTCGAAGGGCTTGGCCCAGATGGAAAAAGTCAGGTTTCTGTTGAATACCATAATGGGAAGCCAAAAAGATTAAGCGCGGTGGTTATTGCCCAGCAACATATGGATGATATATCTGAAGATAAGCTAAAAGAGGAAATCATAAAAAAGGTCATAAAGCCGGTGTGTAGTGATTATCTGGATGAAAGCACAAAAATATACATTAATGCAACAGGGAAATTTGTTATTGGAGGCCCTCAAGGCGATACTGGTGTTACTGGCAGAAAAATAATTGTTGACACCTATGGAGGTATTGGCAGGCATGGCGGCGGGGCTTTTTCTGGGAAAGATCCTAGCAAGGTTGACAGATCAGGAGCTTATGCTGCAAGATGGGTTGCAAAGAATGTTGTTGCTGCTGGATTGGCTGACAAATGTGAAGTCCAGTTAAGCTATGCAATTGGGGTTGCGCAGCCGACATCAATAAATATCGATACGTTTAGTACAAATAAGGTTCCTGAAGAGAAGATTATTAACGCTATAAAAAAGCACTTTAAACTGACGCCGAGATGGATTATAGAAACGCTTGACTTGCTACGACCGATCTATAAAAAAACTGCTGCTTACGGCCACTTTGGCAGAGATGATCCCGATTTTACTTGGGAAAAATTAGACAAGGTTGCTGCGTTACAGGCAGATGCAGGTCAATCTGAGGAACCCTAA